The following coding sequences are from one Capsicum annuum cultivar UCD-10X-F1 chromosome 3, UCD10Xv1.1, whole genome shotgun sequence window:
- the LOC107864556 gene encoding uncharacterized protein LOC107864556: MEVVQVLQQRWRLRWSFKNATIIVTLFNIIAALFLLHTFFFSSNKPSSVERYITEAEEIRRAMLPLELIKRVKEIQKEAYVEPDPVQQKDAKQTAAVDLISRLNNYRSYSDSGSVKVVEEWRKRKMERARQRELEKNGTTL, translated from the exons ATGGAGGTGGTACAAGTACTACAACAACGGTGGAGATTAAGGTGGTCATTCAAGAATGCTACAATTATTGTCACTTTGTTCAATATCATTGCTGCCCTTTTTCTACTTCacaccttcttcttctcttccaacAAACCATCTTCAG TTGAAAGGTATATAACAGAAGCAGAAGAGATTCGACGTGCTATGTTGCCTTTGGAGCTAATTAAAAGA GTGAAGGAAATTCAGAAAGAAGCATATGTCGAACCAGATCCTGTCCAACAGAAGGATGCAAAGCAGACTGCTGCAGTAGACCTCATATCTAGACTGAATAATTATCGGTCATATTCAGATTCAGGCAGCGTGAAAG TTGTGGAGGAATGGCGTAAACGAAAGATGGAAAGAGCCAGGCAGCGCGAACTTGAAAAGAACGGAACCACCTTGTAA